One Prodigiosinella aquatilis DNA window includes the following coding sequences:
- a CDS encoding MFS transporter, with protein sequence MMNQPASVRWQLWIVAFGFFMQTLDTTIVNTALPSMAISLNESPLHMHSVIVAYVLTVAIVLPASGWLADRIGVRNIFFSAIILFTCGSLLCARSETLNELLLSRMVQGIGGAMMVPIGRLTVMKIVPRDQYMAAMTFVTLPGQIGPLMGPTLGGILVEYASWHWIFLINLPIGIIGAIATLMLMPNYTMQTRRFDIHGFLCLVIGMATLTLALDGQKSLDMSSLLLIGLVITGSLSLFGYWLHARNNKHALFTLQLFQTNSFTIGILGGWVARIGSGMLPFMTPVFLQLGLGYSPFHAGLMMIPMVLGNMGIKRLVVNIVNRFGYRTILISSTLSLALATFLFALVALMNWRWLMPLVLFIVGMTNGIRFSTMNTLTLKDLPDELASSGNSLLSMSMQLSTSIGVSIAGLLLGVFAHQHLVPGAPENHIVFLYTYLSMMAVMILPTLIFSQAPGDNIKQATLPRR encoded by the coding sequence ATGATGAATCAGCCCGCGTCCGTCCGCTGGCAACTATGGATTGTGGCTTTCGGTTTTTTTATGCAAACGCTGGATACCACCATCGTCAACACCGCGCTGCCGTCTATGGCCATCAGCCTGAATGAAAGCCCATTGCATATGCACTCGGTGATTGTGGCCTATGTACTGACTGTCGCAATTGTCTTACCGGCCAGCGGTTGGCTGGCAGATCGTATTGGCGTACGCAATATTTTCTTTTCAGCCATCATCCTTTTTACCTGTGGTTCGTTGTTATGCGCTCGTTCAGAAACCCTCAATGAGTTGCTGTTGTCACGAATGGTTCAAGGGATTGGCGGCGCTATGATGGTTCCCATCGGGCGCCTGACCGTCATGAAAATAGTGCCGCGCGATCAATACATGGCAGCCATGACGTTCGTGACATTGCCGGGGCAAATCGGTCCGCTGATGGGGCCGACATTAGGCGGCATACTGGTGGAATATGCCAGTTGGCACTGGATTTTTCTGATCAATCTACCGATAGGCATTATCGGCGCTATTGCCACGCTGATGCTGATGCCCAATTACACTATGCAGACCCGACGTTTCGATATACACGGTTTTCTCTGCCTGGTCATTGGGATGGCCACACTAACCCTGGCACTGGACGGCCAGAAAAGCCTGGATATGTCATCCTTACTGCTGATCGGTCTGGTGATCACCGGCAGTCTGTCTTTATTTGGTTATTGGCTGCACGCACGGAACAATAAGCATGCCTTGTTCACTCTGCAACTCTTTCAGACCAACAGCTTTACCATCGGTATACTGGGCGGTTGGGTAGCTCGCATCGGTAGTGGTATGTTGCCTTTCATGACGCCAGTATTTCTACAATTGGGGCTGGGATACTCTCCGTTTCATGCGGGATTGATGATGATTCCGATGGTGCTCGGGAATATGGGCATAAAACGGCTGGTGGTGAACATCGTCAATCGTTTTGGTTATCGCACCATACTGATCTCATCTACACTGTCACTGGCGCTAGCCACTTTTCTGTTCGCCCTGGTCGCCTTGATGAACTGGCGCTGGCTAATGCCTCTGGTGCTGTTTATCGTGGGGATGACCAACGGTATTCGTTTCTCCACCATGAATACCCTGACACTGAAAGACTTGCCTGATGAACTCGCCAGCAGCGGTAATAGTTTGCTTTCAATGTCAATGCAACTGTCCACCAGTATAGGCGTCAGCATAGCCGGCCTGTTGCTGGGCGTCTTTGCCCACCAGCATCTGGTACCGGGTGCGCCGGAAAACCATATTGTTTTTCTTTATACCTATCTGAGCATGATGGCCGTCATGATTCTTCCGACGTTGATTTTTAGCCAGGCGCCGGGCGACAACATCAAGCAGGCTACATTGCCGCGCCGTTAG
- a CDS encoding NupC/NupG family nucleoside CNT transporter, whose amino-acid sequence MSHIAQFVLALIVIAGLSLLVCRDRKSIRIRFIIQLLIIEILLAYFFLYSNVGLGFVKGFAELFDKLLSYAAQGTNFVFGNMSDKGLAFFFLKVLCPIVFISALIGILQYIKLLPLIIRLIGTVLSKINGMGKLESFNAVSSLILGQSENFIAYKDILGKMSEKRMYTMAATAMSTVSMSIVGAYMSMLDAKYVVTALVLNMFSTFIVLSLINPYRVGEEPELHLGNLHEGQSFFEMLGEYILAGFKVAIIVAAMLIGFIALITAINALFSAIFGLSFQEILGYFFYPFAWIMGIPKAEALQVGGIMATKLVSNEFVAMMELQKVSSQLSPRSVGILSVFLVSFANFSSIGIVAGAIKGLNEEQGNVVSRFGLKLVYGSTLVSLLSASIAGLVL is encoded by the coding sequence ATGTCTCACATTGCGCAATTCGTTTTAGCATTAATTGTTATTGCTGGCTTATCACTACTGGTTTGCCGCGACCGCAAAAGCATTCGCATCAGATTTATTATTCAATTACTGATAATTGAAATATTGTTAGCCTATTTTTTCCTCTACTCCAATGTAGGGTTGGGATTTGTAAAAGGCTTTGCAGAGCTGTTTGATAAACTGCTCAGTTATGCAGCCCAAGGCACCAACTTTGTCTTTGGCAATATGAGTGATAAAGGTCTGGCCTTCTTCTTCCTGAAAGTACTCTGCCCAATCGTCTTTATCTCCGCCTTAATCGGTATTCTCCAATATATCAAGCTATTACCATTGATTATTCGTCTGATTGGTACCGTGCTTTCCAAGATTAATGGCATGGGAAAACTGGAGTCGTTTAACGCCGTCAGTTCCCTGATTCTGGGGCAGTCAGAGAACTTCATTGCCTATAAGGATATTCTGGGCAAGATGTCGGAAAAACGCATGTACACCATGGCAGCCACCGCGATGTCGACGGTTTCCATGTCGATTGTTGGTGCCTATATGTCCATGCTGGATGCCAAGTATGTGGTCACTGCGCTGGTGTTGAACATGTTCAGTACCTTCATCGTACTGTCATTGATCAATCCCTATCGCGTCGGTGAAGAACCAGAGCTTCATCTCGGCAATCTGCATGAAGGACAGAGTTTCTTCGAAATGCTGGGGGAATACATTCTGGCCGGTTTCAAAGTGGCGATCATTGTTGCAGCGATGCTGATTGGTTTTATTGCCTTGATTACCGCAATAAACGCCCTGTTCAGCGCTATTTTTGGACTGAGTTTTCAAGAGATTCTGGGGTATTTCTTCTATCCGTTTGCCTGGATAATGGGTATTCCCAAAGCAGAAGCGTTACAGGTCGGCGGCATCATGGCAACCAAACTGGTTTCCAATGAATTTGTCGCCATGATGGAACTGCAAAAGGTTTCCAGCCAGTTATCCCCGCGTAGCGTAGGCATTCTCTCTGTTTTTCTGGTGTCTTTTGCCAATTTTTCTTCTATTGGTATTGTCGCGGGGGCGATTAAAGGCCTGAATGAAGAACAGGGAAATGTCGTTTCCCGTTTTGGTTTGAAACTGGTTTATGGTTCGACACTGGTCAGTTTGCTTTCTGCTTCCATTGCCGGCCTGGTTTTATGA
- the mdtC gene encoding multidrug efflux RND transporter permease subunit MdtC, whose translation MKFFALFIHRPVATTLLALAITLCGIMGFRLLPVSPLPQVDFPVISVSASLPGASPETMASSVATPLEHALGAISGLNEMTSMSSLGNTRIILQFNLNRDINGAARDVQAAINAAQNLLPSSLPSRPTYRKVNPSDAPIMILTLTSETYGLGQLYDFASTQLAQRISQLDGVGDVTIGGSSLPAVRVALNPLALFNQGISLDDVRLAISQANVHRPLGNVDNAVQNWQIKTNDELKTAAVYRPLIIHYNNGSPVRLSDVATVKDSVQNTLNAGMTNGKPAILVIIRRSPDANIIATVDSIRAALPEFQASLPAAISLKIAQDRSPTIRASLSEVERSLVIAVLLVILVVYLFLRSGRATLIPAIAVPVSLIGTFAAMYLCGFSLNNLSLMALTIATGFVVDDAIVVLENISRHIEAGMKPLEASLQGVREVGFTVVSMSCSLIAVFIPLLLMDGLPGRLFREFAVTLSVAILISLLVSVTLTPMMCAHWLHSHRRHSQPRKQGFGRLLLALQQGYGRSLMWVLHHTRWIMLLLLATISLSVWLYISIPKTFFPEQDTGRIMGFVQADQSISFQAMKTKLQDFMSIIRSDPAVDNVTGFTGGTRTNGGYMFISLKPLSQRNASAQQVIARLRVKLAKEPGASLFLAAVQDVRIGGREANASYQYSLLSDDLNALRTWEPKIRAAFSKLPQLADVSSDQQDKGAEMALVYDRDTMARLGISVSSANALLNNAFGQRQISTIYQPMNQYKVVLTVDPAYTQNVSTLKKMFIINNAGKPIPLSYFAHWQPANTPLAVNHQGLSAAATIAFNLPEGATLSEATTAIEHTMVSLGVPSSIRGQFAGTALAFQQSQHSQVVLIIAAIVTVYIVLGILYENYVHPLTILSTLPSAGVGALLALEAFNKPFSLIALIGIMLLIGIVKKNAIMMVDFALVAQRSGNLSAKDAIFQACMLRFRPIMMTTMAALFGALPLVLSSGDGSELRQPLGITIVGGLVMSQLLTLYTTPVVYLFFDRLHLRRRKAPVISTVSS comes from the coding sequence GTGAAGTTTTTTGCGCTGTTCATCCACCGTCCCGTAGCGACAACCCTGCTGGCCTTGGCTATTACACTCTGCGGCATCATGGGCTTCCGGCTGCTGCCGGTTTCGCCCTTGCCGCAGGTTGATTTTCCGGTGATTTCAGTCTCTGCATCCCTGCCGGGAGCATCGCCAGAAACCATGGCTTCCTCGGTAGCGACGCCTCTGGAACACGCATTGGGCGCCATTTCTGGTCTCAATGAAATGACATCCATGAGCTCTCTGGGTAACACGCGCATTATTTTGCAATTTAATCTGAACCGCGATATCAATGGCGCGGCGCGCGATGTACAAGCCGCTATTAATGCGGCGCAGAACCTGCTCCCCAGCAGTCTTCCCAGCCGTCCGACTTACCGTAAGGTTAACCCCTCGGACGCGCCGATCATGATCCTGACGTTAACATCGGAAACCTATGGTCTGGGTCAGCTCTATGACTTTGCTTCGACACAGTTGGCGCAGCGTATTTCTCAGTTGGACGGGGTTGGCGATGTGACTATCGGCGGTAGCTCACTGCCTGCCGTGCGGGTCGCGCTCAATCCACTGGCGCTGTTTAACCAGGGCATCTCGCTGGATGACGTCAGGCTGGCCATTAGTCAGGCGAATGTACATCGACCGTTGGGGAATGTTGATAACGCCGTGCAGAACTGGCAGATCAAAACCAATGATGAGCTGAAAACAGCGGCAGTATACCGGCCATTGATTATTCATTATAACAACGGTTCCCCCGTTCGACTCAGCGATGTCGCCACGGTTAAGGACTCGGTCCAAAACACCCTGAATGCCGGGATGACCAATGGGAAACCCGCTATTCTGGTGATCATCCGTCGGTCGCCTGACGCCAATATCATTGCCACCGTCGACAGCATCCGCGCAGCATTGCCGGAATTTCAGGCCAGCCTGCCAGCGGCGATTTCACTCAAGATTGCGCAGGATCGTTCCCCGACCATCCGTGCGTCTCTGTCGGAAGTCGAACGTTCATTGGTGATTGCGGTTTTACTGGTGATTCTGGTGGTCTACCTGTTCCTGCGTTCCGGTCGCGCGACACTGATCCCGGCGATTGCCGTGCCGGTATCGTTGATAGGAACGTTTGCGGCCATGTATCTGTGTGGTTTCAGCCTGAATAACCTTTCGCTGATGGCGTTGACCATCGCCACCGGGTTTGTGGTGGATGACGCGATTGTGGTGCTGGAAAATATCTCCCGCCATATTGAGGCGGGAATGAAGCCCCTGGAGGCCTCGCTGCAAGGGGTACGTGAAGTCGGTTTCACCGTGGTGTCCATGAGTTGCTCCCTGATTGCCGTGTTCATTCCCCTTTTGCTGATGGATGGATTGCCAGGTCGGCTATTCCGGGAGTTTGCCGTCACGCTTTCCGTGGCTATCCTCATTTCGTTACTGGTTTCTGTGACGCTGACACCAATGATGTGTGCCCACTGGTTACATTCTCATCGTCGTCACAGTCAGCCACGCAAACAAGGATTCGGCCGATTACTACTGGCGCTGCAACAAGGCTATGGCCGATCGCTGATGTGGGTGCTGCACCATACTCGCTGGATCATGCTGCTATTGTTGGCGACCATCAGTCTCAGCGTCTGGCTGTATATCAGTATTCCGAAAACCTTTTTCCCCGAGCAGGATACTGGCCGGATAATGGGATTCGTGCAGGCTGATCAAAGCATTTCGTTTCAGGCCATGAAAACCAAGCTACAGGATTTCATGTCCATTATCAGGTCCGATCCGGCCGTGGATAACGTTACCGGCTTTACCGGTGGAACGCGAACCAACGGTGGCTATATGTTTATCAGCCTGAAACCCTTGTCCCAACGTAATGCCAGTGCCCAGCAGGTCATTGCCAGATTGCGGGTAAAACTCGCCAAGGAACCGGGTGCCAGCCTGTTCCTGGCCGCCGTACAGGATGTGCGTATCGGTGGCCGTGAGGCAAATGCCAGCTATCAGTATTCACTGCTCTCCGACGACTTAAACGCACTGCGAACCTGGGAACCTAAAATTCGCGCCGCATTCAGTAAACTGCCACAACTCGCGGACGTCAGTTCTGATCAGCAGGATAAAGGCGCAGAAATGGCGCTGGTTTATGACCGGGACACCATGGCACGTCTGGGCATCAGTGTTTCCAGTGCTAACGCTCTACTGAACAATGCGTTTGGCCAGCGTCAGATATCAACCATTTATCAGCCGATGAATCAGTACAAGGTGGTACTGACCGTTGATCCTGCCTATACACAGAATGTCAGCACACTGAAAAAAATGTTCATCATCAACAATGCAGGCAAACCTATCCCATTGTCCTACTTCGCGCACTGGCAACCGGCCAATACACCGCTGGCGGTCAATCATCAGGGATTGTCTGCCGCAGCAACCATCGCCTTTAACTTGCCGGAAGGCGCTACACTATCCGAAGCCACTACCGCCATTGAACATACGATGGTATCGCTAGGTGTCCCTTCCAGCATACGGGGACAGTTTGCCGGTACAGCGCTGGCCTTCCAGCAATCCCAACATTCACAGGTTGTGTTGATCATCGCAGCAATTGTCACGGTGTATATTGTGCTGGGAATTTTGTACGAAAACTATGTACATCCACTGACCATCCTCTCAACCCTACCTTCAGCTGGGGTTGGGGCACTGCTGGCCCTGGAAGCATTCAACAAGCCCTTCAGCCTGATTGCCTTGATAGGCATCATGCTGCTGATTGGTATTGTGAAGAAAAATGCCATCATGATGGTGGACTTCGCCCTGGTGGCGCAACGATCGGGTAATCTCAGCGCCAAAGATGCCATCTTTCAGGCATGTATGCTCCGTTTTCGCCCCATCATGATGACCACAATGGCGGCTCTGTTTGGTGCGCTGCCGCTGGTACTCAGCAGTGGCGATGGTTCGGAATTGCGCCAGCCGCTGGGGATAACTATCGTAGGCGGTCTGGTAATGAGCCAATTGCTAACGCTCTATACCACACCGGTGGTGTACCTGTTTTTTGACCGATTGCATCTGCGTCGACGGAAAGCACCGGTAATCAGCACAGTATCCTCGTGA
- a CDS encoding MdtA/MuxA family multidrug efflux RND transporter periplasmic adaptor subunit, producing MNAKRAFRLLTLLVVVTAAFFIWRYFHQPQTTTAPPTAAINGISATPSSSSGKSGGGRRRQMPLPPVQVALSQKDSVPYYLSGLGTVTAANTVTVRSRVSGQLIALNFKEGQQVKAGDLLAEVDPRPFQVELIQAQGQLAKDQSIAANARQDLARYQQLVKTNLISRQQLDTQEAEVRQYEATVKSDLGSVASSQLQLDYSRTTAPISGRVGLKQIDVGNYVTSSDTNGIVVLTQTQPIDVVFTLPEGDIPTIQTAQKSGSVLVEAWNRTNQQKLSQGYLLSMDNQIDSTTGTIKLKARFANNDDALFPNQFVNIRMKVDTLQNVVIAPSAAIQMGNEGSFVWVLNDKNQASKHLITTGIQYGQQTVVKTGLNAGVRVVTDGIDRLTEGAHVEVLSSSDVKQNTTAASDNKHPAKSAEKS from the coding sequence ATGAACGCCAAACGCGCCTTTCGCTTATTGACTCTGCTTGTTGTCGTTACTGCTGCTTTTTTTATCTGGCGTTATTTCCATCAACCACAAACTACAACAGCGCCGCCGACCGCCGCGATAAATGGAATAAGCGCAACGCCTTCGTCATCCAGCGGTAAGAGTGGTGGCGGACGACGCCGACAGATGCCACTACCACCGGTTCAGGTCGCACTCTCCCAGAAAGATTCCGTACCCTACTATCTTTCTGGATTGGGCACAGTGACTGCCGCCAATACCGTGACCGTGCGCAGCCGGGTTAGCGGACAGCTAATAGCACTGAATTTTAAGGAAGGGCAACAAGTAAAAGCCGGCGATCTGCTGGCTGAAGTTGATCCCAGGCCTTTTCAGGTAGAGCTGATTCAAGCTCAGGGACAGTTAGCCAAAGATCAGTCTATTGCAGCCAATGCACGACAGGATTTGGCACGTTATCAGCAGTTGGTGAAAACCAATCTGATCTCCCGTCAACAGCTCGACACGCAGGAAGCGGAGGTCAGGCAGTATGAGGCAACGGTCAAATCCGATCTGGGATCGGTCGCAAGTTCCCAGCTACAGTTGGACTATAGCCGTACGACTGCTCCTATCAGCGGTCGGGTTGGTTTAAAACAGATCGATGTCGGAAACTACGTCACCAGCAGTGATACCAATGGCATTGTCGTATTAACGCAAACGCAACCCATTGATGTGGTATTTACTCTGCCGGAAGGGGATATCCCCACCATACAGACCGCACAGAAATCCGGATCGGTACTGGTAGAAGCCTGGAATCGCACTAATCAGCAGAAACTATCGCAAGGGTATTTGCTCAGCATGGATAACCAGATTGATAGCACTACCGGCACGATTAAGTTGAAAGCGCGTTTTGCAAACAACGATGACGCGCTGTTTCCCAACCAGTTTGTCAACATCCGGATGAAAGTGGATACCTTGCAAAACGTGGTTATTGCACCATCGGCAGCCATCCAGATGGGCAATGAAGGCAGTTTTGTATGGGTGTTAAATGATAAAAATCAGGCCAGCAAACATCTGATCACCACAGGCATACAGTATGGTCAGCAAACTGTAGTGAAAACCGGCCTGAATGCGGGTGTTCGGGTGGTTACCGATGGTATCGACCGCCTGACAGAAGGTGCACATGTTGAAGTGCTGTCATCTTCTGACGTCAAACAAAACACCACCGCTGCTTCTGACAACAAACATCCGGCTAAAAGCGCGGAGAAATCTTGA
- a CDS encoding MdtB/MuxB family multidrug efflux RND transporter permease subunit produces the protein MQDTTPIKGGGPSRLFILRPVATTLLMISILLAGIIGYRALPVSALPEVDYPTIQVVTLYPGASPDVMTSSVTAPLEHQFGTMSGLKQMSSQSSGGASVITLQFQLALSLDVAEQDVQAAINAASNLLPSDLPYPPIYSKVNPADPPIMTLAVTSSAMPMTQVQDMVETRLAQKISQVEGVGLVSLAGGQRPSVRIKLNPGALTAYGLTGESIRTAITAANVNSPKGSFDGPARAVTLSANDQMHSIEDYRQLIVSFKNGAPVRLQDVATVERAAENTHLAAWANQQQAIILNIQRQPGANVIATADHIRNLLPALKASLPKSVNITLLTDRTTNIRASVDDVQFELLLAIALVVMVIYLFLRNAVATLIPSIAVPLSLVGTFAAMYFLGFSINNLTLMALTIATGFVVDDAIVVIENISRYIEKGETPLNAALKGAGEIGFTIISLTFSLIAVLIPLLFMGDIIGRLFREFAITLAVSILISAIVSLTLTPMMCARMLTPQSLHHQNWLTQASERFFNRIIAAYGRALTKVLNHPWLMLSVALSTLGLTIGLYLIIPKGFFPIQDNGIIQGTVQAAQSISFSNMAQKQQQVTAIIMKDPAVQSISSFVGVDGTNPTLNSGRLQINLKPLSERHDRIPAIIARLQQQTAQLPGVQLYLQPVQDLTIDTQISRTQYQFTLQAMSQEELSTWVPTLMSELQKLPQLKDVSSDWQDHAAVAYVNVNRDSASRLGITMSQIDNALYDAFGQRLISTIYTQSNQYRVVLENKTTNTGLNALHDIRFISPDGDSIPLDTFATIEERQGPLAINHIDQFPSTTISFNLANGYALGDAVKAITQTQQQMHLPSTITTRFQGSTLAFQSALTSTVWLIVAAVVAMYIVLGVLYESFIHPVTILSTLPTAGVGALLALMMSGSDLDIIAIIGIILLIGIVKKNAIMMIDFALAAEREQGMSPYQAIYQACLLRFRPILMTTMAALLSALPLMMSTGVGAELRRPLGICMVGGLLMSQVLTLFTTPVIYLLFDRLAHRFRQPQLQEEEAQ, from the coding sequence ATGCAAGACACCACACCAATAAAGGGTGGTGGCCCATCACGGTTATTTATTCTGCGGCCAGTTGCTACCACGCTATTGATGATTTCTATTTTACTGGCAGGAATTATTGGCTACCGGGCCTTGCCGGTATCCGCCTTGCCGGAAGTGGACTATCCCACCATACAGGTTGTCACACTCTATCCAGGCGCCAGCCCGGACGTAATGACCTCATCGGTCACTGCGCCACTGGAACACCAGTTCGGCACCATGTCCGGGCTAAAACAGATGTCCAGCCAAAGCTCCGGCGGCGCATCAGTCATCACACTCCAGTTCCAGTTGGCACTCTCGCTGGATGTCGCCGAGCAAGATGTCCAGGCTGCCATCAACGCCGCCAGCAATCTACTACCGTCTGATCTGCCCTATCCACCCATCTACAGCAAGGTGAATCCGGCTGATCCGCCGATCATGACATTAGCCGTCACATCTAGCGCCATGCCAATGACGCAGGTGCAGGATATGGTTGAGACCCGTCTTGCCCAGAAAATCTCTCAGGTTGAAGGCGTCGGTCTGGTTTCGCTGGCAGGCGGTCAGCGCCCCTCTGTGCGGATAAAACTGAACCCCGGCGCATTGACAGCCTACGGGCTGACCGGCGAGTCAATACGTACCGCCATCACGGCAGCCAACGTTAATTCCCCCAAGGGGAGTTTTGATGGTCCCGCCCGGGCGGTAACACTTTCCGCCAACGATCAAATGCACTCGATTGAGGACTATCGACAACTGATCGTGTCCTTTAAAAATGGGGCGCCAGTTCGTCTACAGGATGTCGCCACCGTGGAACGGGCCGCTGAAAACACCCATCTTGCCGCGTGGGCAAACCAGCAGCAGGCCATTATTCTTAATATTCAACGCCAACCCGGCGCCAATGTCATCGCCACAGCTGATCACATCCGCAATTTATTGCCGGCGTTAAAAGCCAGCCTGCCCAAGTCAGTGAATATCACGCTATTAACTGATCGCACCACCAATATTCGGGCTTCGGTCGACGATGTGCAGTTTGAGCTGTTGCTGGCTATTGCGTTGGTAGTAATGGTGATTTATCTGTTCTTGCGCAACGCTGTCGCGACGCTGATCCCCAGTATTGCGGTTCCCTTGTCATTGGTTGGCACGTTTGCCGCCATGTATTTCCTGGGTTTTTCCATCAACAATCTGACACTGATGGCGCTCACCATTGCCACGGGTTTCGTGGTAGACGATGCGATTGTGGTGATTGAAAACATCTCACGCTATATCGAAAAAGGAGAAACACCGCTTAATGCCGCCCTGAAAGGTGCTGGTGAGATTGGTTTTACTATTATTTCACTCACCTTCTCACTGATTGCCGTCCTCATTCCATTGTTATTTATGGGTGATATCATCGGGCGTCTGTTTCGCGAGTTTGCCATTACGCTGGCCGTATCGATCCTCATCTCCGCCATTGTTTCTCTGACATTGACACCCATGATGTGCGCACGAATGCTCACCCCTCAGTCACTGCACCATCAGAACTGGCTTACTCAGGCCAGCGAGCGCTTTTTTAACCGTATTATCGCGGCTTATGGCCGCGCATTGACCAAAGTGCTCAATCATCCCTGGCTGATGCTAAGCGTGGCATTGAGTACGTTGGGGTTAACCATCGGACTCTATTTAATCATTCCCAAGGGGTTCTTCCCAATACAGGACAACGGCATTATCCAAGGCACCGTGCAAGCCGCCCAGTCCATTTCCTTCAGCAACATGGCTCAGAAGCAACAACAAGTGACCGCCATCATCATGAAGGATCCTGCTGTACAGAGTATTTCTTCCTTTGTTGGTGTTGACGGTACTAACCCGACGCTGAACAGCGGACGGCTGCAAATCAACCTTAAACCACTCAGTGAGCGACATGACCGTATTCCGGCCATTATCGCCCGACTACAGCAGCAAACAGCACAGCTTCCCGGCGTACAGCTGTATCTACAGCCGGTGCAAGATCTGACTATCGATACCCAGATCAGCCGGACACAATATCAGTTCACGTTGCAAGCCATGTCTCAGGAAGAACTGAGTACCTGGGTCCCAACCTTAATGAGTGAGCTACAGAAACTGCCGCAATTGAAAGATGTGAGCAGCGACTGGCAAGACCATGCTGCTGTCGCCTATGTCAATGTCAATCGTGACAGTGCCAGCCGTCTGGGTATCACCATGTCACAGATTGATAACGCCCTGTATGATGCATTCGGCCAACGCCTGATTTCCACTATCTACACTCAATCCAATCAGTACCGGGTCGTTTTGGAGAACAAGACCACCAATACCGGACTGAATGCCTTGCACGATATCCGGTTTATCAGCCCTGACGGCGACAGCATCCCGCTGGATACATTTGCAACCATTGAGGAGCGTCAGGGACCGTTGGCGATTAATCATATCGACCAATTTCCGTCCACCACCATTTCCTTCAATTTAGCGAATGGCTATGCCTTGGGTGATGCGGTGAAAGCCATCACCCAGACACAACAGCAGATGCATTTGCCCAGCACCATCACCACCCGTTTTCAGGGCAGCACACTGGCATTCCAATCTGCCTTGACCAGCACCGTGTGGCTGATCGTCGCGGCAGTAGTGGCGATGTATATCGTGCTCGGCGTGTTATATGAAAGTTTCATCCACCCGGTGACTATTCTGTCCACCCTGCCAACAGCCGGTGTCGGTGCGCTGTTGGCACTGATGATGTCTGGCAGCGATCTGGATATCATCGCCATCATCGGTATTATTCTGCTCATTGGGATCGTGAAGAAAAACGCGATCATGATGATCGACTTCGCACTGGCGGCCGAACGTGAACAAGGGATGTCGCCTTATCAGGCCATTTATCAGGCCTGTTTGCTGCGCTTCCGCCCTATTCTGATGACGACAATGGCGGCACTGCTGAGCGCGCTACCATTAATGATGAGTACCGGTGTTGGTGCCGAGCTGCGGCGTCCACTCGGCATCTGCATGGTGGGTGGGCTGCTTATGAGTCAAGTGCTAACACTATTTACCACCCCGGTAATCTATCTGCTGTTTGACCGTTTGGCTCACCGCTTCCGCCAGCCTCAGCTTCAGGAGGAGGAAGCACAGTGA